One Thermofilum sp. genomic window carries:
- a CDS encoding sugar ABC transporter substrate-binding protein: MAQKTQKIPMLPALAFLVIGLIVGAVVGYLLAPRPAAPAAPAAPEYTFYYVSHGGPADPWWAPVIKGSQDAAALLNVKVVYSGPEKFSIPALVDLLNSAIAARPQGIILTITDYKALDEPARRAIGMGIPVIAVNVPDPRPEKERIPYITYIGQNEYDAGYYLAKYLVDKGYKPKRVVIGIHEVGHVGLETRAQGITDAIKKAYPDVPVEKLDITTDPTKAAEVFRSYLTAHPETDAIFTLGPLGAHPALQVLREMKLTGKVRLLTVDIDDVILKAIEAGELDAAVSQQPYAQGFLPVVFMYLYVKYGIMPPAQVPTGPTVIDKAKLDLVKKQIATTGGA; encoded by the coding sequence ATGGCCCAGAAAACCCAGAAAATACCGATGCTTCCAGCCCTAGCATTCCTAGTGATAGGCCTGATCGTAGGCGCTGTCGTAGGGTACCTCCTCGCACCGAGACCCGCCGCTCCCGCTGCGCCCGCCGCCCCTGAGTACACGTTCTACTACGTCTCTCACGGCGGGCCCGCTGACCCGTGGTGGGCTCCCGTCATCAAGGGAAGCCAGGACGCGGCAGCACTGCTCAACGTGAAGGTAGTTTACTCCGGTCCCGAGAAGTTCAGCATCCCGGCGCTCGTGGACTTGCTGAACAGCGCGATCGCCGCTAGGCCGCAGGGCATCATCCTGACGATCACTGACTACAAAGCCCTCGACGAGCCGGCCCGGAGAGCGATCGGCATGGGCATACCGGTTATAGCGGTGAACGTCCCCGACCCGAGGCCCGAGAAGGAGAGGATCCCGTACATCACCTACATCGGCCAGAACGAGTACGACGCCGGCTACTACCTGGCCAAGTATTTGGTCGACAAGGGGTACAAGCCTAAGCGCGTCGTGATCGGTATCCACGAGGTAGGGCACGTAGGCCTCGAGACGAGAGCCCAGGGAATCACCGACGCTATCAAGAAAGCGTACCCCGACGTCCCCGTCGAGAAGCTCGACATCACTACCGACCCCACTAAAGCCGCGGAGGTTTTCCGAAGCTACCTAACAGCTCACCCGGAGACTGACGCTATCTTCACCCTAGGGCCACTGGGCGCGCACCCAGCGCTTCAAGTTCTCCGAGAGATGAAGCTCACAGGCAAGGTGCGCCTCCTCACAGTCGACATAGACGACGTGATCCTCAAAGCGATCGAGGCCGGTGAGCTCGACGCGGCTGTGAGCCAGCAGCCGTACGCTCAGGGCTTCCTCCCCGTCGTCTTCATGTACCTCTACGTGAAGTACGGCATCATGCCGCCAGCACAGGTCCCGACAGGCCCCACGGTCATCGACAAGGCTAAGCTGGACCTGGTTAAGAAGCAGATAGCGACCACAGGTGGAGCGTAA